Proteins encoded together in one Planctomyces sp. SH-PL14 window:
- a CDS encoding secondary thiamine-phosphate synthase enzyme YjbQ → MKSLTEYLTFTIRERVGFVNITGQVEEVVRRSGVKEGLVLANAMHITASVFINDDESGLQDDYRAWLEQLAPFDASPERYHHNRTGEDNADAHMKRQIMGREVVVAVTNGLLDLGPWEQIFYGEFDGRRPKRVLIKVIGE, encoded by the coding sequence ATGAAGTCGCTGACCGAGTATCTGACGTTCACGATTCGCGAGCGGGTGGGCTTCGTCAACATCACCGGCCAGGTGGAAGAGGTGGTGCGGCGAAGCGGAGTGAAAGAGGGGCTGGTGCTGGCGAACGCCATGCACATCACGGCGTCGGTCTTCATCAACGACGACGAGAGCGGCCTCCAGGATGACTACCGCGCCTGGCTCGAACAGCTCGCTCCCTTTGATGCCTCACCCGAGCGGTACCACCACAACCGGACCGGCGAGGACAACGCCGACGCCCACATGAAGCGGCAGATCATGGGGCGAGAAGTCGTGGTCGCCGTGACGAACGGGCTCCTCGACCTCGGTCCGTGGGAGCAGATCTTCTACGGCGAGTTCGACGGCCGCCGGCCGAAGCGGGTGCTGATCAAGGTGATTGGGGAATAG
- the guaA gene encoding glutamine-hydrolyzing GMP synthase — MSSTPVAAETQEERILVLDFGSQTAQLIARRVRDQNVFCQLVRHDLSAERIKALNPKGLILSGGPASVYAPGAPQPDPAIFDLGIPILGICYGMQATCRVLGCNVVPGESREFGHTHTHKVTDDPLYDSVPTDSVVWMSHGDQVQNLTDHFVPLASSDTCANAAVRHHTKTIYGLQFHPEVTHSAFGGVLLGNFVRKICGCRGTWKISSFIDQQVATIRERVGNKRVICGLSGGVDSSVVAALLFKAIGKQLSCIFVDNGLLRKGEREQVREQFSEHFQTDLHVVDAREQFLGELANVSDPQQKRKIIGRVFIDIFKQEAKSIPDAHFLAQGTLYPDVIESGANPDGPAHTIKSHHNVGGLPAELGFELIEPLRDLFKDEVRRMGLELELPEDLIWRHPFPGPGLAVRCLGAVSESRLDTLREADAILIEELHKAGVYRDVQQAFAVLLPIQSVGVMGDARTYEDALAIRAVDTDNFMTADWSRLPYDLLQRISTRIINSVRGVNRVVYDISSKPPATIEWE, encoded by the coding sequence ATGTCTTCAACTCCCGTCGCTGCGGAAACCCAGGAAGAGCGGATTCTGGTTCTGGACTTCGGTTCACAAACCGCCCAGCTCATCGCCCGCCGCGTTCGCGACCAGAACGTCTTCTGCCAGCTCGTCCGACACGACCTCTCGGCAGAACGGATCAAGGCCCTGAACCCCAAGGGGCTGATCCTCTCGGGAGGCCCCGCCAGCGTCTACGCCCCCGGCGCCCCCCAGCCCGATCCGGCGATCTTCGACCTCGGCATCCCCATCCTCGGCATCTGCTACGGGATGCAGGCGACCTGCCGCGTCCTCGGCTGCAACGTCGTTCCGGGCGAATCGCGGGAGTTCGGCCACACCCACACGCACAAGGTGACGGACGACCCCCTCTACGACAGCGTCCCCACCGACTCCGTTGTCTGGATGAGCCACGGCGACCAGGTCCAGAACCTGACCGACCACTTCGTCCCGCTGGCGTCGAGCGACACCTGCGCCAACGCGGCGGTCCGCCACCACACCAAGACGATCTACGGACTCCAGTTCCACCCCGAGGTGACGCACTCCGCGTTCGGCGGCGTGCTGCTGGGGAACTTCGTCCGCAAGATCTGCGGCTGCCGCGGAACGTGGAAGATCTCCTCATTCATCGACCAGCAGGTCGCCACGATCCGGGAACGGGTCGGGAACAAGCGGGTGATCTGCGGTCTCTCGGGCGGGGTCGATTCCTCCGTCGTAGCCGCGCTGCTGTTCAAGGCCATCGGAAAACAGCTCTCCTGCATCTTCGTCGACAATGGACTCCTCCGGAAAGGAGAACGGGAACAGGTCCGCGAGCAGTTCAGCGAGCATTTTCAGACAGACCTGCACGTCGTCGACGCCCGGGAGCAGTTCCTCGGCGAACTCGCGAACGTCTCCGATCCGCAGCAGAAGCGGAAGATCATCGGCCGGGTCTTCATCGACATCTTCAAACAGGAGGCGAAGTCGATTCCCGATGCCCACTTCCTGGCGCAGGGGACGCTGTACCCGGACGTGATCGAGTCGGGAGCGAACCCGGACGGCCCGGCCCACACGATCAAAAGCCACCACAACGTCGGCGGCCTGCCGGCGGAACTCGGCTTCGAGCTGATCGAGCCGCTGCGGGACCTGTTCAAGGACGAAGTCCGGCGGATGGGGCTGGAGCTTGAGCTTCCCGAAGACCTGATCTGGCGGCATCCGTTCCCCGGTCCGGGGCTCGCCGTCCGCTGCCTGGGAGCGGTCTCCGAGAGCCGGCTGGATACGCTCCGCGAGGCGGACGCGATCCTGATCGAAGAGCTCCACAAGGCCGGAGTCTACCGCGACGTCCAGCAGGCGTTCGCGGTCCTGCTGCCGATCCAGTCGGTCGGCGTCATGGGGGACGCCCGGACCTACGAAGACGCCCTCGCAATCCGTGCCGTCGACACGGACAACTTCATGACGGCCGACTGGTCCCGGCTGCCTTACGACCTGCTGCAGCGGATCTCGACCCGGATCATCAACAGCGTCCGCGGAGTGAACCGCGTCGTCTACGACATCAGCTCCAAGCCGCCGGCGACGATCGAATGGGAATGA